Proteins encoded together in one Marinobacter sp. Arc7-DN-1 window:
- a CDS encoding YVTN family beta-propeller repeat protein, with translation MKSLFKQTALAAMIALSTPAALASLAYVSNEKDNTLTIIDTESMEVVDTIGVGARPRGILLSRDYTRLYICASDDDTVQVLDLATRKIIDTLPSGEDPEQIALHPNNRHLYIANEDDAIVTVLDVHSKEILAQIEVGVEPEGMAVSPDGKWAVNTSETTSMLHWINTETFEIEKNIVVGQRPRHVEFSRDSKIAWASAEIGGTVHIIDVDTLKQIHELSFRVPGVNQDRVQPVGIELTSDGKYAFVALGPANHVAVVDARTYDVLDYLLVGSRVWQLDLDKDEKHLYTTNGVSGDVSVIDVEDLKVIKSIKVGRYPWGVVIDPTS, from the coding sequence ATGAAATCTCTGTTCAAGCAAACCGCCCTGGCCGCCATGATCGCCCTCTCGACACCGGCCGCACTGGCCAGCCTGGCCTACGTATCCAACGAAAAGGACAACACCCTCACGATCATTGATACCGAGTCCATGGAAGTCGTCGACACCATCGGGGTGGGCGCCCGACCCCGGGGTATTCTGCTTTCCAGGGACTACACCAGGCTGTACATCTGCGCCAGCGACGACGACACCGTGCAGGTGCTGGACCTGGCCACCCGCAAGATCATCGATACCCTGCCCTCCGGTGAGGATCCCGAGCAGATCGCCCTGCATCCAAACAACAGGCACCTTTACATTGCCAACGAGGACGACGCTATCGTCACTGTCCTGGACGTCCACTCCAAAGAGATCCTGGCCCAGATTGAGGTAGGCGTGGAACCGGAAGGTATGGCGGTAAGCCCGGACGGCAAGTGGGCGGTCAATACTTCCGAAACCACCAGCATGCTGCACTGGATCAACACCGAGACTTTCGAGATCGAAAAGAACATCGTGGTGGGCCAGCGCCCCCGCCATGTGGAGTTCAGCAGGGACAGCAAGATTGCCTGGGCCTCGGCGGAAATCGGCGGCACCGTGCACATTATCGATGTCGACACCCTGAAGCAGATCCATGAGCTATCCTTCAGGGTGCCTGGGGTCAACCAGGACCGGGTGCAGCCGGTGGGCATCGAACTGACCTCCGATGGCAAATACGCCTTCGTCGCCCTCGGCCCTGCCAACCATGTGGCGGTGGTGGATGCCAGGACCTATGACGTACTGGACTACCTGCTGGTGGGCAGCCGGGTGTGGCAGCTGGATCTGGACAAGGACGAGAAGCATCTTTACACCACCAACGGTGTCTCAGGTGACGTGTCTGTGATCGATGTGGAGGACCTGAAGGTGATCAAATCCATCAAGGTGGGCCGCTACCCCTGGGGCGTGGTGATCGATCCCACTTCATGA
- a CDS encoding ABC transporter ATP-binding protein: protein MTIEARNLSFRYGDKPVLKEVSFALTSGRFHALLGPNGAGKSTLFGLLTRLLALQQGDILLAGQSLKKQPAEAMRKIGVVFQQNALDLDLTVRQNLQYHAALHGLSRKEARARGDRELARFGLLDRANDAVRQLNGGHRRRVEIARALLHEPSLLLLDEPTVGLDVASRKALNEHVRTLCDEDGLTVLWATHLIEEVREDDRVLILHQGRLLADGTGHAICRAQGTRDLAETFHSLTGAG from the coding sequence ATGACTATAGAAGCCCGCAACCTCAGCTTTCGCTACGGCGACAAGCCGGTGCTCAAAGAGGTCAGCTTCGCGCTGACCTCGGGCCGTTTCCATGCCCTGCTCGGGCCCAACGGCGCTGGCAAGTCCACCCTGTTCGGCCTTTTGACCCGACTACTGGCGTTGCAGCAGGGGGATATTCTGCTGGCCGGCCAGTCCCTGAAAAAGCAGCCGGCCGAGGCCATGCGCAAGATCGGGGTGGTGTTCCAGCAGAACGCCCTGGACCTGGACCTGACCGTGCGCCAGAACCTGCAGTACCACGCCGCCTTGCACGGACTGTCCCGCAAGGAAGCCCGGGCGCGGGGCGACCGGGAACTGGCGCGCTTCGGGTTGCTGGACCGGGCCAACGATGCCGTCCGCCAGCTCAATGGCGGTCACCGCCGGCGGGTGGAGATTGCCCGGGCGCTACTCCATGAACCCTCTCTTCTGTTGCTGGATGAACCGACCGTGGGTCTGGACGTGGCCAGCCGCAAGGCACTGAATGAGCACGTGCGCACCCTTTGTGACGAGGACGGCCTGACCGTGCTCTGGGCCACGCACCTGATTGAGGAGGTTCGCGAGGACGACCGGGTGCTGATCCTGCACCAGGGCCGGTTGCTGGCCGACGGTACCGGACACGCCATCTGCCGGGCCCAAGGCACCCGGGATCTGGCGGAAACCTTCCATTCCCTGACCGGAGCCGGATAA
- the pedF gene encoding cytochrome c-550 PedF: MATPFSLKALMASAMLGLAGLVFAHGNVTPQEVDTGNLPELGDEVRTENPFREGNEYGEFNAQAVEIGESAYAGNCAGCHGIRAMSGGLTPDLRELTEWDDEYFIGRVRNGTARGMPSWKKTLDQNAMWAIRSYVESLPKPE; the protein is encoded by the coding sequence ATGGCAACGCCCTTTTCACTGAAAGCATTGATGGCTTCGGCCATGCTTGGTCTGGCCGGTCTGGTCTTTGCACACGGCAACGTCACACCGCAGGAAGTGGATACGGGCAACCTGCCGGAGCTCGGTGACGAAGTGCGGACCGAGAATCCGTTCCGTGAGGGCAATGAATACGGCGAGTTCAATGCCCAGGCCGTTGAAATCGGCGAGAGTGCCTACGCGGGCAACTGCGCCGGCTGTCACGGTATCCGCGCTATGTCGGGTGGCCTGACGCCGGATCTTCGCGAGCTCACCGAATGGGATGACGAGTACTTCATTGGCCGTGTTCGTAATGGAACTGCCCGGGGTATGCCCTCCTGGAAGAAAACCCTCGACCAGAACGCCATGTGGGCCATTCGCAGCTATGTGGAATCACTGCCGAAGCCGGAGTAA
- a CDS encoding PQQ-dependent methanol/ethanol family dehydrogenase, producing MRSNEFGIRIAASTLALAVSYGAYAVTDEDIINDHKTPGDIVSYGMGTQGQRFSTLDDLNTSNIQYLQPVWGFSFGSEKMRGQESQPMVKDGVMYVTASYSRVYAIDARTGEEIWQYDARLPDGIMPCCDVVNRGVALYGDKVIFGTLDAKLVALNKDTGKPMWIKKVADYQAGYAITAAPIVVKGKLITGVSGGEFGIVGKVEAYDPNTGDLLWTRPTVEGHMGYVYKDGKAIENGISGGKAGITWPGDMWKHGGAATWLGGTYDPDTDSLFFGTGNPAPWNSHLRPGDNLFSSSRLAIDPDDGSIKWHFQTTPHDGWDYDGVNELISFDYQENGKTVKAAATADRNGFFYVLNRENGDFIRGFPFVDKITWAEGLDPKTGRPIYKEGGRPGDPSAMEGTKGEVVVAQPAFLGGKNWMPMAYSQETGLFYVPSNEWSMDIWNEPVSYKRGAAFLGAGFTIKPANDDYIGVLRAMDPKTGREVWRYQNTAPLWGGVMTTAGNLVFTGTPEGYLKAFDARTGEELYKFNTGSGVVGTPVTWTMDGEQYVSVASGWGGAVPLWGGEVARVVKHFNQGGMVWTFKLPKDRVASN from the coding sequence ATGAGATCGAACGAGTTCGGGATTCGCATTGCCGCCAGCACCCTGGCGCTGGCGGTGTCGTACGGGGCCTATGCGGTCACCGACGAAGACATCATCAATGATCATAAAACGCCGGGCGACATTGTCAGTTACGGTATGGGCACCCAGGGCCAGCGCTTCAGCACCCTGGACGATCTGAATACCAGCAACATCCAGTATTTGCAGCCGGTATGGGGTTTCTCGTTCGGCAGCGAGAAAATGCGTGGCCAGGAATCGCAGCCGATGGTCAAGGACGGCGTGATGTACGTAACCGCCTCCTATTCCCGTGTCTACGCCATCGACGCCAGGACCGGGGAGGAAATCTGGCAGTACGACGCCCGCCTGCCGGATGGCATCATGCCCTGTTGTGATGTGGTTAACCGGGGTGTCGCCCTGTATGGCGACAAGGTTATCTTCGGCACTCTGGATGCCAAACTCGTTGCCCTGAACAAGGACACCGGCAAGCCGATGTGGATCAAGAAGGTGGCAGATTACCAGGCCGGCTACGCCATTACCGCCGCCCCCATCGTGGTGAAAGGCAAACTGATCACCGGTGTTTCCGGCGGTGAGTTCGGTATTGTCGGCAAGGTGGAAGCCTACGACCCGAATACCGGTGATTTACTGTGGACTCGTCCGACCGTTGAAGGTCACATGGGCTATGTCTACAAGGATGGCAAGGCCATCGAGAACGGCATTTCCGGCGGTAAGGCCGGCATAACCTGGCCCGGCGATATGTGGAAACACGGCGGCGCGGCCACCTGGCTGGGCGGCACCTACGATCCGGACACCGACTCCCTGTTCTTCGGCACCGGCAACCCGGCGCCCTGGAACTCGCACCTGCGCCCGGGTGACAACCTGTTCTCGTCTTCCCGTCTGGCGATCGATCCGGATGACGGCAGCATCAAGTGGCACTTCCAGACCACGCCCCACGACGGCTGGGACTATGACGGTGTCAACGAGCTGATCTCCTTCGACTACCAGGAAAACGGCAAGACCGTGAAAGCGGCGGCAACCGCGGATCGTAACGGGTTCTTCTATGTATTGAACCGTGAGAACGGCGATTTCATCCGTGGCTTTCCGTTCGTCGACAAGATCACCTGGGCGGAAGGCCTTGATCCGAAGACCGGCCGCCCGATCTATAAAGAGGGAGGACGGCCTGGCGACCCTTCTGCCATGGAAGGAACCAAGGGTGAAGTCGTGGTTGCACAGCCCGCGTTTCTGGGCGGCAAGAACTGGATGCCCATGGCCTACAGCCAGGAGACCGGCCTGTTCTATGTGCCTTCCAACGAGTGGTCCATGGACATCTGGAATGAGCCAGTCTCCTACAAGAGGGGTGCGGCGTTCCTGGGTGCCGGCTTCACCATCAAACCGGCGAATGATGATTACATCGGCGTACTCCGCGCCATGGATCCGAAAACCGGCAGGGAAGTGTGGCGTTATCAGAACACCGCACCTCTGTGGGGTGGTGTCATGACGACCGCTGGTAACCTGGTCTTCACCGGCACCCCGGAGGGTTACCTGAAGGCCTTTGATGCCAGGACTGGCGAGGAGCTGTATAAATTCAATACCGGTTCCGGTGTGGTCGGTACCCCGGTGACCTGGACCATGGACGGCGAGCAGTATGTCTCCGTGGCCTCCGGCTGGGGTGGTGCGGTTCCGCTCTGGGGTGGTGAAGTCGCCAGGGTGGTGAAGCACTTCAACCAGGGCGGTATGGTCTGGACGTTCAAGCTGCCAAAGGATCGCGTTGCCAGCAACTGA
- a CDS encoding ABC transporter substrate-binding protein, with translation MSSGVPAEPLDTRIGYIQWVPDQGPVLSNVIPEPEDAGLRGAELAMDDNSTTGRFLGQTYTLQSTVANSADAAMAAFDTMRKTGIELFVVNAPVDTLKAITDKAGQNTLIFNAGARDDALRTRQCHTNLLHTMPSYSMLTDALGQWLSQRRWKEVFLITGPTGADKGWADAFRRSAKRFGLEIVEDKPWTFDADLRRTVSRELPLFTRADDYDAVVVADVRGDFGEYVPFNTWLPRPVAGTQGMMPVAWHRVVESWGAAQLQNRFRELAGRDMNSEDYAAWAAVRSIGTAVTDLDSANPTEIRNFLFSDNFQLAAFKGRKLTYRDWNGQLRQPIPLVHPRGLVARAPFEGFLHPYSQMDTLGFDKPESECRINN, from the coding sequence ATGTCCTCGGGCGTGCCGGCGGAACCTCTCGACACAAGAATTGGCTACATCCAGTGGGTGCCGGATCAGGGCCCGGTGCTCTCGAACGTGATTCCCGAGCCAGAAGATGCGGGCCTGCGGGGCGCCGAGCTGGCCATGGACGACAACAGCACCACTGGCAGATTTCTGGGCCAGACCTACACGCTCCAGAGCACGGTGGCCAACTCCGCAGACGCGGCGATGGCCGCCTTCGACACCATGCGCAAGACCGGGATTGAGCTGTTTGTCGTGAATGCGCCGGTGGACACCCTGAAAGCCATCACCGACAAGGCCGGTCAGAACACCCTGATCTTTAACGCCGGGGCCCGGGATGACGCCCTGCGCACACGGCAATGCCACACCAACCTGCTGCACACCATGCCCAGCTATTCCATGCTGACCGACGCCCTCGGCCAGTGGCTGAGCCAGCGGCGCTGGAAGGAAGTGTTCCTGATTACCGGGCCCACCGGGGCCGACAAAGGCTGGGCGGATGCCTTTCGCCGTTCGGCCAAACGCTTCGGCCTGGAGATTGTCGAGGATAAACCCTGGACCTTTGACGCCGATCTTCGCCGCACCGTCTCCCGGGAATTGCCGCTGTTTACCCGGGCCGATGACTACGATGCCGTGGTGGTGGCGGATGTGCGGGGTGATTTCGGTGAATACGTGCCGTTTAACACCTGGTTGCCAAGGCCGGTGGCGGGCACCCAGGGCATGATGCCGGTGGCCTGGCACCGGGTGGTGGAAAGCTGGGGAGCCGCGCAGTTGCAGAACCGGTTCAGGGAACTGGCCGGCCGTGACATGAACAGCGAGGATTACGCCGCCTGGGCCGCCGTTCGCTCCATTGGCACAGCCGTAACGGATCTCGACAGTGCGAACCCCACCGAGATCCGCAATTTCCTGTTCAGCGACAATTTCCAGTTGGCCGCCTTCAAGGGCCGAAAGCTCACCTATCGTGACTGGAACGGCCAGCTACGCCAGCCAATCCCACTGGTTCACCCCCGGGGCCTTGTTGCCCGCGCGCCCTTCGAAGGCTTCCTCCATCCCTACAGCCAGATGGATACCCTCGGTTTTGACAAGCCAGAGAGCGAGTGTCGGATTAACAACTGA
- a CDS encoding ABC transporter permease, translating to MRLINRHPGRASATLLGLLPFLLIMLIYSLASQERLAENPNDKLLPGLEQMTAAVDRMAFQEDRRSGDYLMWQDTTASLGRLALGVGIAALLALVVGILNGVLPLVRANLAPLVSALSMVPPLAILPILFIVFGLGELSKVMLIVIGTAPIMMRDVAQRVRELPGEQRIKIQTLGANSWQVITRMALPQVLPRLIDAVRLSLGPAWLFLIAAEAIASTEGLGYRIFLVRRYLAMDVILPYVIWITILAIVIDQCLRLTNRRLFPWYNAGGH from the coding sequence ATGCGACTGATCAACCGCCATCCCGGACGGGCCTCGGCCACCCTGCTGGGCCTGCTGCCCTTCCTGCTGATCATGCTGATCTATAGCCTGGCCTCCCAGGAGCGCCTGGCGGAAAACCCCAACGACAAACTGCTGCCCGGCCTGGAACAGATGACCGCTGCCGTGGATCGGATGGCCTTTCAGGAGGATCGCCGCAGTGGCGACTACCTGATGTGGCAGGACACCACCGCCAGCCTCGGACGGCTGGCGCTCGGCGTTGGCATTGCCGCGTTGCTGGCCCTGGTGGTGGGCATTCTCAATGGCGTTCTGCCTCTGGTAAGGGCCAACCTCGCCCCTCTGGTTTCGGCGCTTTCGATGGTGCCGCCTCTGGCCATACTGCCCATACTGTTTATCGTGTTCGGCCTCGGAGAACTCTCGAAAGTCATGCTGATTGTCATCGGCACCGCGCCGATCATGATGCGGGATGTGGCGCAGCGGGTTCGGGAGCTGCCGGGCGAACAGCGGATCAAGATCCAGACCCTGGGCGCCAATTCCTGGCAGGTGATCACCCGGATGGCCCTGCCTCAGGTATTGCCCCGCCTGATCGACGCCGTGCGCCTTAGCCTTGGCCCGGCCTGGCTGTTCCTGATCGCGGCGGAGGCGATTGCGTCTACCGAAGGCCTCGGTTACCGGATCTTCCTGGTGCGGCGCTATCTGGCCATGGATGTGATCCTGCCCTATGTCATCTGGATCACGATTCTCGCCATTGTTATTGATCAGTGTCTGCGTTTAACCAACCGCAGGCTGTTCCCTTGGTACAACGCAGGAGGCCACTGA
- a CDS encoding substrate-binding periplasmic protein, producing the protein MKLLSGILALLLLTQIALAQEVDDGDKLLNRPAQRTYDIILASGYLKVGVYENFPPYSYDVDGEPRGIDVELGRRIAGAMGVEFKVHWITPDENLGDDLRNNVWKGHYLAKQRLADVMLRVPYDKEYAYMQDSTGEYINEQVVLFGPYQQETWQIAFNPEKLDSVETVAVFQYHPIGVEIDTLPDFYLSSGLRGRMREQVRHYPNVRDAFSAMREGEVSAVMGMRAEIDHELARPENAGFKAAGNGFPGIGKQVWDVGMAIKHTHRQLGYALEAIVDKLVKSGELNELFASQELRYSVPDYYREFLDQQAIARAEGEL; encoded by the coding sequence ATGAAACTACTGTCTGGAATTCTGGCTTTGCTGCTTCTCACACAGATTGCTCTGGCCCAGGAGGTTGACGACGGCGACAAGCTCCTGAACCGGCCGGCGCAGAGAACCTACGACATCATCCTCGCGTCCGGCTACCTGAAAGTGGGTGTCTACGAAAACTTCCCCCCCTACTCCTATGACGTTGATGGCGAGCCCAGAGGGATTGATGTCGAGCTCGGGCGACGGATTGCCGGAGCAATGGGTGTCGAATTCAAAGTGCACTGGATCACTCCGGATGAAAATCTGGGGGACGACCTGCGTAACAACGTCTGGAAGGGCCATTACCTGGCCAAACAACGGCTGGCCGATGTCATGCTGCGGGTTCCTTACGATAAGGAGTATGCCTACATGCAGGATTCCACGGGTGAATACATCAACGAGCAGGTGGTTCTGTTCGGTCCCTACCAGCAGGAAACCTGGCAGATCGCCTTTAACCCGGAAAAGCTGGACTCAGTGGAAACCGTAGCTGTTTTCCAGTATCACCCGATCGGCGTGGAGATCGATACCCTTCCGGACTTCTACCTTTCCTCCGGACTGCGCGGGCGAATGCGTGAGCAGGTCCGGCATTACCCCAACGTGCGTGATGCGTTCAGCGCCATGCGGGAGGGCGAGGTCAGCGCCGTGATGGGCATGCGGGCAGAAATCGATCATGAGCTGGCCAGACCCGAAAACGCTGGTTTCAAAGCCGCGGGTAATGGTTTTCCCGGCATAGGCAAACAGGTGTGGGATGTGGGTATGGCCATCAAACACACCCATCGGCAGTTGGGATATGCCCTGGAAGCCATTGTCGACAAGCTGGTCAAGAGTGGCGAGCTGAACGAACTGTTTGCCAGCCAGGAACTGCGCTACAGCGTGCCCGACTACTACCGGGAGTTTCTGGATCAGCAGGCCATCGCCCGGGCCGAGGGCGAACTCTGA
- a CDS encoding ABC transporter ATP-binding protein translates to MSFITVNNLWKEYGDQVVLENLNLTVKQGEFCTLVGASGCGKSTFLKMLLGQETQTRGELLLEGEAFPGEPDRNRGIVFQRYSVFPHLTVRQNVLLGLELEQKPWLGKLFGSARREALERVDAMLESVGLTPSADKWPHELSGGMQQRLAIAQSLIMRPRVLLLDEPFGALDPGIRGDMHDLLLKLWRETGTTIFMVTHDLQEGFYLGTRLLVFDKIRNDPHDPQAFGATITYDLPIGQTDRKLFDDINESVIQTARHQAA, encoded by the coding sequence ATGAGCTTTATTACCGTCAACAATCTCTGGAAAGAGTATGGTGACCAGGTGGTCCTGGAAAACCTGAACCTGACCGTGAAACAGGGCGAATTCTGCACTCTCGTAGGCGCCTCCGGTTGTGGCAAGTCCACCTTCCTGAAAATGTTGTTGGGCCAGGAAACCCAGACCCGGGGTGAGCTATTGCTGGAGGGTGAGGCCTTCCCGGGAGAGCCGGACCGCAACCGGGGTATCGTGTTCCAGCGCTACTCGGTGTTCCCGCACCTGACCGTTCGCCAGAACGTACTGTTGGGTCTGGAGCTGGAGCAGAAGCCCTGGCTGGGCAAGCTGTTCGGCAGCGCCCGGCGTGAGGCTCTTGAAAGAGTGGATGCCATGCTGGAATCCGTAGGCCTGACGCCCTCGGCGGACAAATGGCCTCACGAACTCTCTGGCGGCATGCAACAGCGACTGGCCATTGCCCAGTCCCTGATTATGCGCCCTCGCGTGCTGTTGCTGGATGAGCCCTTCGGTGCACTGGACCCCGGTATTCGCGGGGACATGCACGACCTGCTGTTGAAGTTGTGGCGGGAGACCGGCACTACCATTTTCATGGTCACCCACGATCTTCAGGAAGGCTTCTATCTGGGTACCCGGCTGCTGGTGTTCGACAAGATCCGCAACGACCCCCACGATCCCCAGGCGTTTGGCGCCACGATTACCTATGATCTTCCGATCGGTCAGACCGACCGCAAACTGTTTGACGACATCAACGAATCCGTTATCCAAACCGCACGGCATCAGGCGGCCTGA